A DNA window from Fragaria vesca subsp. vesca linkage group LG3, FraVesHawaii_1.0, whole genome shotgun sequence contains the following coding sequences:
- the LOC101301281 gene encoding transcription factor MYB59-like, which translates to MKMVQDQQEIRKGPWTEQEDFQLVCFVGLFGDRRWDFIAKVSGLNRTGKSCRLRWVNYLHPGLKRGKMTPQEERLVLELHSKWGNRWSRIARKLPGRTDNEIKNYWRTHMRKKAQEKKRAVSPSSSSSNCSSSSNITTNEGGASFYDTGGVEMVASSAAKKNINGGDQEKEDGNDTAAKRDQREYSLDDIWKDINLPEVNSIEPVYSGSYGEEACKFPCPLMATPPAPLSWDSLFKMDEDHETRKRELFIFYHVLNWYLH; encoded by the exons ATGAAAATGGTGCAAGATCAACAGGAAATCAGAAAGGGACCATGGACAGAACAAGAGGATTTCCAACTGGTGTGCTTTGTGGGCTTGTTTGGAGACCGACGTTGGGATTTCATAGCCAAAGTTTCAG GTTTGAACAGAACCGGCAAGAGTTGCAGGTTGAGGTGGGTTAATTACTTGCACCCTGGCCTCAAAAGAGGCAAGATGACCCCTCAAGAGGAGCGCCTTGTGCTTGAGCTTCACTCCAAATGGGGAAACAG ATGGTCAAGAATTGCTAGAAAGCTACCAGGGAGGACTGATAACGAGATCAAGAATTATTGGAGGACTCATATGAGGAAGAAGGCTCAAGAGAAGAAAAGGGCTGTGTCTCCATCATCTTCATCTTCCAACTGTTCATCATCATCAAACATCACCACCAATGAAGGAGGGGCAAGCTTTTATGACACCGGTGGAGTTGAAATGGTGGCTTCATCAGCAGCGAAGAAAAATATCAACGGCGGAGATCAAGAGAAAGAAGATGGTAATGACACTGCTGCTAAAAGGGACCAGAGGGAGTATTCACTTGATGATATATGGAAAGACATCAATCTGCCAGAAGTGAACAGCATTGAACCAGTATATAGTGGCAGCTATGGTGAAGAAGCCTGCAAATTTCCATGCCCTCTAATGGCTACTCCTCCTGCTCCACTGTCATGGGACTCACTGTTCAAAATGGATGAAGATCATGAGA CGAGGAAGAGAGAACTTTTCATCTTTTACCATGTACTCAATTGGTATCTACATTAG
- the LOC101304749 gene encoding very-long-chain (3R)-3-hydroxyacyl-[acyl-carrier protein] dehydratase 2-like produces the protein MPSLSNLYLLAYNSAQAIAWAVCLALSLGSVLSTKTLNGAYASAGDLIYLCQMVAFLEVVHGAVGLVPSGVVIPLMQWAGRTNCMFVMRQTHEVQELPAVLIIFVAWSISEIIRYPTYALNCIRSCPPWLTYLRYSAFLVLYPPGMGGETWIMYYALPFMKKYSFGYYRFLMVVLFCYPFLCLKVYLHMVKQRRSKLGKQDKKKKR, from the exons ATGCCTTCTCTATCCAATCTCTATCTCTTGGCCTACAACTCTGCTCAAGCCATTGCATG GGCAGTTTGTCTCGCTCTAAGCTTGGGCAGTGTTCTATCCACCAAGACTCTCAATGGTGCCTATGCTTCTGCTGGAGACCTCATCT ATTTGTGCCAGATGGTTGCGTTCTTGGAAGTTGTACACGGAGCCGTTG GTCTGGTGCCGAGTGGAGTGGTGATTCCTCTGATGCAATGGGCAGGGAGGACAAATTGTATGTTTGTAATGCGTCAAACCCATGAG GTCCAAGAGTTGCCAGCAGTGTTGATAATTTTTGTTGCATGGAGCATAAGTGAG ATTATTAGATATCCAACCTATGCTTTGAATTGCATCAGAAGTTGTCCACCTTGGCTTACCTATCTCAG GTACTCTGCATTCCTTGTCTTGTATCCTCCTGGGATGGGTGGTGAAA CCTGGATCATGTACTATGCACTTCCATTTATGAAGAAATACTCCTTCGGTTATTATAGGTTTCTGATG GTTGTGCTTTTCTGCTACCCGTTCCTCTGTTTGAAAGTTTACTTGCATATGGTCAAGCAACGGCGATCAAAGCTAGGTAAACAAGACAAGAAGAAGAAGAGGTGA
- the LOC101305049 gene encoding aquaporin TIP1-1-like: protein MPISSIAVGSPSEFGSVDALRAALAEFISTLIFVFAGSGSGVAFAELTDNGATTPAGLVAAAIAHAFALFVAVAIAANISGGHVNPAVTFGAFLGGNITLVRSILYWIAQLLGSVVACLLLKFATGGMTISAFSLSTGVGVWNAVVFEIVMTFGLVYTVYATALDKRSAGNISIIAPIAIGFIVGANILAGGAFDGASMNPAVSFGPAVVSWSWESHWVYWLGPFLGAGIAALIYDWIFIGPATHEPLPTTDYS from the exons ATGCCGATCTCTAGCATTGCAGTGGGAAGCCCATCTGAGTTCGGGAGCGTCGACGCTCTTAGAGCAGCTCTTGCTGAGTTCATCTCCACCCTCATCTTTGTTTTCGCCGGCTCCGGTTCAGGCGTAGCTTTCG CCGAGCTCACAGACAATGGAGCTACCACACCCGCCGGCCTCGTAGCCGCAGCCATAGCGCATGCCTTTGCCCTTTTCGTTGCGGTTGCCATCGCAGCAAACATCTCCGGCGGCCATGTCAACCCCGCTGTCACATTCGGTGCCTTCCTTGGCGGCAACATTACTCTCGTCAGGAGTATCTTGTACTGGATTGCCCAGCTTCTCGGATCCGTTGTTGCTTGCTTGCTCCTCAAGTTTGCTACCGGTGGAATG ACCATCTCTGCCTTCTCCCTATCGACTGGTGTTGGAGTATGGAACGCAGTGGTGTTCGAAATCGTGATGACCTTCGGTTTGGTATACACCGTGTACGCAACCGCCCTCGACAAGAGGTCCGCCGGAAACATCAGCATCATTGCACCAATTGCCATTGGTTTCATTGTTGGAGCTAACATCTTGGCCGGTGGTGCTTTTGACGGTGCTTCAATGAACCCAGCAGTCTCATTCGGACCCGCCGTCGTCAGCTGGTCATGGGAAAGCCACTGGGTCTACTGGCTCGGGCCATTCCTCGGTGCCGGCATTGCTGCCCTCATCTACGACTGGATCTTCATCGGCCCAGCCACCCACGAGCCACTACCCACCACAGACTACTCCTAA
- the LOC101301571 gene encoding F-box protein At3g07870-like, with translation MNSSKHSKQNEAQEINDARKPYNIKQLPIELIAEIFFKLPITTLFHCKYVCKSWRVLFSNPNFTRELFSRTLNWLLIHVCNSLFGDKFFLVDIDIRSPSEPKLALELPRDPNFVHLGAQIKGSCNGLLLRKDLSYPYLGRYCISNPMTGECLPLPECYIKPSVVGFGFSSVSHVYKVVFMQPKKGEGWVMTVGSKTWRRLDIHNFKGAPPQHMIYLNGFLHGIVCSSQNGTMSSLQQYLNRLNGLSASTRSLCGFDVENEQFQQLPAPSTLEGDQSSTHWNLKVMRGCLSLFVRDSDGVNMYCWVMNDYGVKESWTKDFQIRERSVPRVLMFSTEEEQVLALENGQLRFFSVRQGRWRRLVVSNEVDGIPREINNAFFYTPNFTLINDMIKS, from the coding sequence ATGAACAGCAGCAAACACTCAAAACAAAACGAAGCACAAGAGATCAACGATGCCAGGAAACCCTACAATATTAAGCAGCTGCCGATCGAGTTAATAGCAGAGATCTTCTTCAAACTACCAATCACAACACTCTTTCATTGCAAATACGTGTGCAAGTCTTGGCGTGTTTTGTTCTCAAACCCTAATTTCACCAGAGAATTATTCTCACGAACACTCAATTGGCTTTTGATCCATGTCTGCAACAGCTTATTCGGGGACAAGTTCTTCTTGGTCGATATTGACATTCGCTCGCCCTCTGAACCAAAGCTCGCCTTGGAGCTTCCAAGAGATCCAAACTTCGTACACCTTGGTGCACAGATTAAAGGTTCATGCAACGGCCTCCTTCTACGTAAGGATTTATCTTACCCCTATCTTGGTCGATATTGTATATCAAATCCTATGACTGGTGAGTGTTTACCCCTTCCTGAATGTTATATAAAACCATCTGTTGTTGGGTTTGGGTTTAGTTCCGTCAGTCATGTCTATAAAGTAGTGTTCATGCAACCAAAGAAAGGAGAAGGATGGGTTATGACTGTCGGCTCTAAAACTTGGAGAAGGCTTGACATTCATAACTTCAAAGGCGCTCCTCCGCAACATATGATTTATCTAAATGGATTCCTTCATGGAATTGTTTGTTCGAGTCAAAATGGAACTATGTCGAGTCTTCAACAATACCTGAACCGGCTGAACGGATTGTCTGCCTCAACTCGTTCACTATGTGGCTTCGATGTTGAAAACGAGCAGTTTCAACAATTACCTGCACCTTCAACTTTGGAAGGAGATCAATCTTCTACACATTGGAATCTCAAAGTCATGAGAGGTTGTCTTTCCCTATTTGTTAGGGATAGCGATGGCGTAAATATGTATTGTTGGGTGATGAATGACTATGGCGTTAAGGAGTCTTGGACCAAAGACTTTCAAATTAGAGAAAGGTCAGTACCTCGTGTGTTAATGTTTTCTACGGAAGAGGAGCAAGTATTGGCGTTAGAAAATGGGCAGTTGCGTTTCTTTTCTGTAAGACAAGGAAGGTGGAGGCGGCTTGTTGTGAGCAATGAGGTTGATGGCATTCCAAGGGAGATCAACAATGCATTTTTCTATACTCCAAATTTTACTTTGATTAATGATATGATCAAGAGTTAA